One Sphingomonas sp. FARSPH DNA segment encodes these proteins:
- a CDS encoding SPOR domain-containing protein, translating to MRAFFPMFLALASAPAALLAQEVVQPLPGTTDADRLAEQMRALAANPRDVNALIAAAELSLGLDDLSGAASLFARAEKVAPSDPRIKAGEGAILVRSERPGEALRYFAQAEAGGLDPRQFAADRGLAYDLIGQQERAQRDYRLALKTAPSDEIAKRYALSLGISGKQQAALDVLDPLLRKQDRSAWRTRAFVLAMAGDQAGATKIATTMLPGGMAQGLQPFFQRLPSLPATDRAFAVHFGEVRATPERIADARLAPAMPYLAPEPSAAPVALAAATTPVGPVATRRPARRERLRPGREQLAAATPAPATPAPIAVATGPAATPPSYAEATRALAQVQPVPQPSGAVALAAAATRVVPFTPTPTPTPTPTPVPAQRLATAAAMVQPVAPQPAFTPPVQRAAIQPITASATQPAARLASVQPAPATVAPLSSTPVVATAPPAPAASVPVATPTVTPAPQALAMVQPVPRTLEPAYTPPRTETVATAAPAARAAPTHSDTRAYAATHRRDETDAVLARIVAGLSIPGSELGVTEPARPAPVVAAPVTLPAETAARVLAEAKAKEQRDAEAQRALAAKALADKRAADRKAAADKKALAAKKAAEAEKLAEAKEAAEEKKKARANPSRIWVQVAGGANEDDLPKAWSAAKAKAPALAGKSGWKTPLRATNRVLTGPFKTDAEARAFVNTLTKAGIGAFTFTSDAGQVVEKLSSK from the coding sequence ATGCGCGCTTTTTTCCCCATGTTTCTCGCGCTGGCGTCCGCGCCGGCCGCGCTCCTCGCGCAAGAGGTGGTCCAGCCCCTGCCCGGTACCACCGATGCCGATCGCCTCGCCGAGCAGATGCGCGCGCTGGCCGCCAACCCGCGCGACGTCAATGCGCTGATCGCGGCGGCTGAGCTGTCGCTCGGACTCGACGATCTCAGCGGCGCCGCGTCGCTGTTCGCGCGCGCTGAGAAGGTCGCGCCGAGCGATCCCAGGATCAAGGCGGGGGAGGGCGCAATCCTCGTCCGATCCGAACGCCCGGGCGAGGCGCTGCGCTATTTCGCGCAAGCCGAAGCCGGCGGGCTCGATCCGCGCCAGTTCGCCGCGGACCGCGGTCTCGCCTATGACCTGATCGGGCAACAGGAACGGGCGCAGCGCGACTATCGGCTGGCGCTGAAGACGGCACCGTCCGATGAGATCGCCAAGCGTTACGCCCTGTCGCTGGGAATTTCGGGCAAGCAGCAGGCGGCGCTCGACGTGCTCGACCCGTTGCTGCGCAAGCAAGACCGCAGTGCGTGGCGGACACGTGCCTTCGTGCTGGCCATGGCAGGCGATCAGGCCGGCGCGACGAAGATCGCGACGACGATGCTGCCGGGCGGGATGGCGCAGGGGTTGCAGCCGTTCTTCCAGCGGCTGCCGTCGCTGCCCGCCACGGACCGCGCCTTTGCGGTGCATTTCGGCGAGGTGCGCGCGACGCCCGAACGGATCGCCGATGCACGGCTGGCGCCAGCCATGCCGTATCTGGCGCCCGAGCCGTCTGCCGCTCCGGTCGCGCTCGCCGCGGCGACCACCCCCGTCGGACCGGTCGCGACCCGGCGCCCGGCGCGTCGCGAGCGCCTGCGCCCTGGCCGCGAGCAACTCGCCGCGGCGACGCCCGCACCGGCCACGCCCGCACCGATTGCCGTTGCCACGGGGCCTGCCGCGACTCCGCCCTCCTATGCCGAAGCGACGCGGGCGCTGGCGCAGGTCCAGCCGGTGCCGCAGCCCTCGGGCGCGGTGGCACTTGCCGCCGCCGCGACGCGCGTTGTGCCTTTTACGCCCACGCCCACGCCCACGCCCACGCCCACGCCGGTGCCGGCGCAGCGCCTCGCAACTGCGGCCGCGATGGTGCAGCCCGTTGCGCCGCAACCCGCCTTCACGCCGCCCGTTCAGCGCGCCGCGATACAGCCCATCACCGCCAGCGCGACGCAACCTGCCGCCAGGCTTGCGTCGGTGCAGCCTGCGCCCGCCACGGTCGCACCCCTGTCGTCAACGCCAGTCGTCGCTACCGCCCCGCCGGCGCCCGCGGCATCCGTTCCGGTCGCCACGCCGACCGTCACGCCCGCACCGCAGGCGCTGGCGATGGTGCAGCCCGTGCCGCGCACTCTGGAGCCTGCTTACACTCCGCCGCGTACCGAAACCGTCGCGACCGCTGCGCCCGCGGCCCGTGCAGCGCCGACGCACAGCGACACGCGCGCCTATGCCGCCACGCACCGGCGCGACGAAACCGACGCGGTGCTGGCGCGGATCGTCGCGGGCCTCTCGATCCCCGGTTCCGAGCTGGGCGTGACCGAGCCCGCGCGGCCCGCGCCGGTCGTCGCGGCGCCGGTCACGCTCCCCGCCGAAACCGCGGCGCGCGTGCTGGCGGAGGCGAAGGCGAAGGAACAGCGCGACGCCGAGGCGCAAAGGGCGCTCGCGGCCAAGGCGCTGGCCGACAAGCGCGCCGCCGACCGGAAGGCTGCCGCCGACAAGAAGGCGCTCGCCGCGAAAAAGGCGGCCGAGGCGGAAAAGCTCGCCGAGGCCAAGGAAGCGGCCGAGGAAAAGAAAAAGGCGCGCGCCAATCCTTCGCGCATCTGGGTGCAGGTCGCGGGCGGCGCGAACGAGGACGACCTGCCCAAGGCCTGGTCCGCCGCCAAGGCGAAAGCCCCGGCGCTCGCGGGCAAGAGCGGGTGGAAGACGCCGCTGCGCGCGACCAATCGCGTGCTCACCGGGCCGTTCAAGACGGATGCGGAGGCGCGCGCCTTCGTCAACACGCTGACCAAGGCGGGTATCGGCGCCTTTACCTTCACCAGCGACGCGGGACAGGTGGTGGAGAAGCTGTCGAGCAAGTAA